Proteins encoded within one genomic window of Nordella sp. HKS 07:
- a CDS encoding arylsulfatase: protein MDGLLKKLIVAVVGLCFPLVVPASAQDAGTSAKPNILVIMGDDIGYWNISAYNRGMMGYRTPNIDRIAAEGALFTDYYGQQSCTAGRAAFITGQSPMRTGLLKVGLPGAKEGLSDKDPTIADLLKPLGYMTGQFGKNHLGDRNDFLPTVHGFDEYFGNLYHLNAEDEPEHPEYPKGTEFRLTFGPRGVLRCTATSADTPGEDPRFGAWGKQNCEDTGPLDKKRMETVDDEFLAATMDFIGRAHSANKPFFAWFNPSRMHIWTRLKPQSQGKTGLGVYPDGMVEHDGKVGILLNKLDELGIADNTIVIYTTDNGAETFSWPDGGTTVFRGEKNTNWEGGYRVPALVRWPGMVAPHSEINGIFSAEDWLPTLLAAAGEPGIKEKLLEGYAAGDKTFKVHIDGYDQRELLSGRETDPRREFFYWTDDGDLAGLRFDQYKVAFLEQQAHGLEVWMQPLIRLRAPKIFNLRSDPFERAEHEAGGYDAWFVEHAFVLLPAQTIVGRYLSSFQAFPPRQRPGSFSVDQAMEMLTRKNAD from the coding sequence ATGGACGGACTGTTGAAGAAATTAATCGTCGCTGTTGTGGGGCTATGCTTTCCGCTGGTGGTGCCGGCATCAGCCCAGGACGCTGGCACCTCCGCCAAGCCCAACATCCTCGTCATCATGGGCGACGACATCGGCTATTGGAACATCAGCGCGTACAATCGCGGCATGATGGGCTACCGCACGCCAAACATCGATCGCATCGCCGCCGAAGGCGCGCTCTTCACCGACTATTACGGCCAACAATCCTGCACCGCCGGTCGCGCCGCCTTCATCACCGGGCAAAGTCCGATGCGAACAGGCCTTTTGAAGGTCGGCCTGCCCGGGGCAAAAGAGGGGCTGTCGGACAAGGACCCGACGATCGCCGATCTCTTGAAGCCATTAGGCTACATGACCGGACAATTTGGTAAGAACCATCTCGGCGACCGTAACGATTTCCTGCCGACCGTGCATGGCTTCGACGAATATTTTGGCAATCTCTATCATCTCAACGCGGAAGACGAACCGGAACACCCTGAATATCCAAAGGGCACCGAGTTCAGACTGACGTTCGGGCCGCGCGGCGTGCTGCGCTGCACCGCGACGAGCGCAGACACACCTGGCGAGGATCCACGCTTCGGGGCATGGGGCAAGCAAAACTGCGAGGACACCGGGCCGCTCGACAAGAAGCGCATGGAGACGGTGGACGACGAGTTCCTTGCCGCCACGATGGATTTCATCGGTCGCGCCCATTCCGCAAACAAGCCATTCTTCGCCTGGTTCAACCCAAGCCGAATGCATATCTGGACACGTCTCAAACCCCAGTCACAGGGCAAGACCGGTCTTGGCGTTTATCCCGACGGCATGGTCGAACATGACGGCAAAGTGGGAATACTGCTTAACAAGCTCGATGAGCTTGGCATCGCCGACAACACCATTGTCATCTACACGACCGATAATGGCGCGGAAACGTTCAGCTGGCCGGACGGGGGCACGACAGTGTTCCGTGGCGAGAAGAACACCAATTGGGAAGGCGGATACAGGGTGCCGGCGCTGGTGCGCTGGCCGGGCATGGTGGCGCCTCACAGCGAGATCAACGGAATTTTCTCCGCGGAGGACTGGCTGCCGACACTGCTCGCCGCCGCCGGCGAACCGGGCATCAAGGAGAAGCTGCTCGAGGGATACGCCGCCGGCGATAAGACCTTCAAGGTCCACATTGACGGCTACGACCAGCGTGAGCTCCTTTCCGGTCGCGAGACCGATCCGCGCCGCGAGTTCTTCTATTGGACCGACGATGGCGACCTCGCGGGGTTGCGTTTCGACCAGTACAAGGTCGCATTCCTGGAGCAGCAGGCGCACGGGCTCGAAGTCTGGATGCAGCCGCTCATACGTCTTCGCGCGCCTAAAATCTTCAATCTCCGTTCAGATCCCTTCGAACGCGCGGAGCACGAGGCCGGTGGGTACGACGCGTGGTTCGTTGAGCACGCGTTCGTACTGCTGCCGGCCCAGACGATCGTGGGTCGTTACCTGAGCTCGTTCCAGGCTTTTCCACCACGCCAGCGGCCCGGCAGTTTCTCCGTCGACCAGGCCATGGAAATGCTGACGCGAAAGAACGCCGACTGA
- a CDS encoding HAD family phosphatase, which translates to MRVFYHFEFSRRSLVAALAILVPVMVACPGAWAQTDPLPSWNDTTSKQAIVEFVQATTKEGSRTFVPPEERIATFDQDGTLWVEHPIYSQVVYCLERVPDLVKAKPELKDVEPFKTVMSRDREAIAKLPMHDLEKILAATLTGMTVDEFQGQVSKWIASARDPRWKRPYTDLTYQPMQEVLKFLRANGYRTYIVTGGGQDFVRVYAESTYGIPPEQVVGTIGSTTYSYDKDGNPILTKEPKLLLNDNDAGKPEGIHLMIGRRPVFAAGNSTGDQQMIEYTEAGEGPRFGMLILHDDAEREYAYGPANGLPDTKVGTFTQELYDEAMKNGWIVVSMKKDWKRIFSFEP; encoded by the coding sequence ATGCGAGTGTTCTATCATTTCGAGTTCAGCCGCCGTTCATTGGTTGCAGCGCTGGCCATTCTGGTTCCAGTCATGGTCGCTTGTCCCGGCGCGTGGGCCCAGACCGATCCCTTGCCATCCTGGAACGACACCACCAGCAAGCAGGCGATTGTCGAGTTCGTACAAGCAACGACCAAAGAAGGCAGCAGGACCTTCGTGCCGCCGGAAGAAAGGATCGCAACCTTCGACCAAGACGGCACATTGTGGGTGGAGCACCCGATCTATAGTCAGGTGGTCTATTGCCTGGAGCGGGTTCCCGACCTGGTCAAGGCCAAGCCCGAATTGAAGGACGTCGAGCCGTTCAAGACGGTGATGTCGCGCGACCGCGAGGCGATCGCTAAATTGCCGATGCATGATCTGGAGAAGATTCTCGCCGCAACACTCACCGGCATGACAGTCGATGAATTTCAAGGACAGGTCTCGAAGTGGATCGCCAGCGCCAGGGACCCGCGCTGGAAGCGTCCATACACTGATTTGACCTATCAGCCGATGCAAGAGGTGCTCAAATTTCTGCGCGCCAATGGTTATAGGACCTATATCGTCACCGGTGGCGGCCAGGACTTCGTCCGCGTCTACGCCGAGTCAACCTACGGCATTCCACCGGAGCAGGTCGTGGGGACGATCGGAAGCACGACTTACAGCTATGACAAGGACGGAAATCCGATCCTGACCAAGGAGCCCAAGCTCCTGCTGAACGACAATGACGCCGGCAAGCCGGAGGGCATTCATCTGATGATTGGACGCCGGCCGGTATTTGCCGCGGGCAATTCAACCGGCGATCAGCAGATGATCGAATATACCGAAGCAGGTGAGGGACCACGGTTCGGCATGCTGATTCTGCATGACGATGCCGAGCGCGAATACGCCTACGGGCCGGCCAACGGCCTGCCCGACACCAAGGTCGGGACCTTCACGCAGGAGCTCTACGACGAAGCCATGAAGAATGGCTGGATCGTCGTCAGCATGAAAAAGGACTGGAAACGTATCTTCTCTTTTGAACCCTAA
- a CDS encoding PQQ-binding-like beta-propeller repeat protein translates to MTKTKKILLIGGALVVIGAVTGGALYLLYPVQVEIAGGLVRNYIVSSTPPGTTTTELNAAYKAAEAAAAPPAVDAPSASAAGDWPSYNRTVASDRYSPLSEINAKNAGKLKVLCTYDVGEFAAFESGLIMVENALIGTTVYDIFSIDPNTCKENWRTHEDYNRSILPANRGAAYWDGMLFRGTQDGRVLAYDFKTGKRIWETTIGDAKLNEVVSSAPIAWDGLVFVGNAGGDFKGAKGRMYALDAKTGKIVWEFFLVPKTEGDTVRGPQGKSPLDTATWKNATGIPISGGGTWTSYTLDTTTGLLYVPGGNPAPDFVVGAREGDNSFSDSVVVLDVKTGDYKNHFRLVEKDWHDWDVSNAPILIRTRGGKHLMVATPKDGYLYAFDLADNSALYKVPVTRIEEVAEAFSHGQAVHFCPGAVGGAEWNSPSYVPQTNLVLVGEVEWCDTVRAKNLDELRQVEIGQPWAGVWTWNPFDPFGRFDKTWAGWVYAVDADTGVWKWRLKSNYPIVGGMTPTAGEVVFFGDVGGNFYALDSATGQKLWGQDLGGGIAGGVITYTAGGSQKIAVAAGFSNLAWPTRPGHAKVVVLGLDNAATVQ, encoded by the coding sequence ATGACGAAGACAAAGAAGATACTTCTCATCGGTGGCGCACTTGTTGTGATAGGCGCAGTCACCGGTGGAGCGCTGTACCTTCTTTACCCGGTGCAGGTCGAGATAGCTGGGGGGCTGGTACGCAACTACATTGTTTCCTCGACACCGCCCGGCACGACAACCACGGAATTGAATGCGGCTTACAAAGCTGCCGAGGCTGCTGCAGCCCCGCCTGCCGTCGACGCGCCATCGGCGAGCGCCGCCGGAGACTGGCCAAGCTACAACCGAACAGTCGCTTCGGATCGTTACTCGCCCCTCAGCGAGATCAATGCGAAGAATGCCGGGAAGCTGAAGGTTTTGTGCACCTATGACGTCGGTGAGTTCGCGGCATTTGAGTCCGGTCTGATCATGGTGGAAAACGCACTGATCGGCACGACCGTATATGATATTTTCTCGATTGACCCGAATACTTGCAAAGAGAATTGGCGAACCCACGAGGACTACAATCGCAGCATTCTGCCGGCGAATCGCGGCGCCGCCTACTGGGACGGCATGCTGTTTCGCGGCACCCAGGACGGTCGGGTGCTGGCCTATGACTTCAAGACCGGCAAGCGAATTTGGGAAACGACCATCGGGGACGCGAAGCTTAACGAGGTCGTATCGTCCGCACCGATTGCCTGGGACGGGCTCGTCTTCGTGGGCAATGCGGGCGGAGACTTCAAAGGCGCCAAGGGTCGCATGTACGCGCTCGATGCGAAGACCGGCAAGATCGTCTGGGAGTTCTTTCTGGTTCCCAAGACCGAAGGCGACACCGTCCGCGGACCGCAAGGCAAGAGCCCGCTCGATACGGCGACCTGGAAAAATGCGACCGGCATACCGATCAGCGGTGGCGGAACCTGGACGTCCTACACACTCGATACGACAACCGGCCTGCTCTACGTCCCCGGCGGCAATCCAGCCCCCGATTTCGTAGTCGGCGCGCGCGAGGGAGACAATTCCTTTAGCGACTCGGTCGTCGTGCTCGACGTCAAAACTGGAGACTACAAAAATCATTTCCGGCTTGTGGAGAAGGATTGGCACGACTGGGATGTCTCCAACGCGCCGATCTTGATTCGAACGAGGGGCGGCAAGCACCTCATGGTGGCCACTCCAAAGGACGGATACCTCTACGCCTTCGATCTCGCCGACAACAGCGCGCTCTACAAGGTTCCCGTTACCCGTATCGAGGAAGTCGCCGAAGCGTTTTCACACGGCCAGGCCGTCCATTTCTGTCCGGGCGCGGTGGGGGGGGCGGAATGGAACAGCCCGTCCTACGTTCCGCAGACGAATCTTGTCCTCGTCGGCGAAGTCGAATGGTGCGACACGGTAAGGGCGAAGAATCTTGATGAACTGCGACAGGTGGAGATCGGGCAGCCTTGGGCGGGGGTGTGGACGTGGAACCCTTTCGACCCGTTCGGCCGCTTCGATAAGACATGGGCGGGGTGGGTCTACGCCGTCGACGCCGACACCGGCGTCTGGAAGTGGCGCCTGAAGTCGAACTATCCGATCGTCGGTGGCATGACACCGACGGCGGGCGAAGTAGTGTTCTTCGGCGACGTCGGCGGCAACTTCTACGCGCTCGATTCCGCCACCGGCCAGAAGCTTTGGGGGCAGGATCTGGGCGGCGGTATCGCCGGCGGTGTTATCACCTATACCGCGGGCGGTTCGCAAAAGATTGCTGTCGCGGCGGGCTTTTCGAACCTCGCTTGGCCCACGAGGCCCGGGCACGCCAAGGTCGTCGTGCTCGGTCTCGACAACGCCGCGACGGTCCAGTGA
- a CDS encoding cytochrome ubiquinol oxidase subunit I, whose protein sequence is MELDPVILSRIQFGFVISFHIIFPAFTIGLAAWLATIEGARLFTGNPLYRRIFDFWLKIFAMSFGMGVVTGIVMAFQFGTNWGVLAERTGPIQGPLLGYEAFTAFMLEASFFGVMLLGRERVSRGFYFFACCMVSLGTMFSSFWILANNSWMQVPLGHAIVDGKIIPADWEAIVLGSVMMVRWPHMLLAAFLTTAMSVAATGAWYALRGAHRLEARVMLHWGLGIAAVLIPVQLFFGHLTGLYVLKHQPAKFAAIEARWQSQQPASEVLIAWPDAGSERNLFALEIPRLGSFIASGNWTAREIGLDTFPVEDRPPVLIPFFGFRIMVGMGLIMLAVSWLGNFLRWRGRLETTRWFLWGTFLSFPAGFIAILSGWYTAEVGRQPWVVYGLLRTRDAVTPSLTTGDVLLSLIGYVLVYAILGSFGTYYIYKLLRQGPAAPAEPIPNATANRPLAFADTAASATGSQLRAKGSP, encoded by the coding sequence ATGGAACTCGACCCGGTAATCCTGTCGCGGATCCAGTTTGGATTCGTCATCAGCTTCCACATTATTTTCCCGGCCTTCACCATCGGCCTGGCGGCGTGGCTGGCGACGATCGAAGGCGCGCGACTCTTCACCGGCAATCCGCTCTATCGGCGCATCTTCGACTTCTGGCTCAAGATCTTCGCGATGTCCTTCGGCATGGGCGTTGTGACAGGGATCGTCATGGCCTTCCAGTTCGGCACCAACTGGGGTGTGCTGGCCGAGCGGACCGGGCCGATACAGGGTCCACTCCTCGGATACGAAGCCTTCACCGCCTTCATGCTCGAGGCGAGTTTCTTCGGCGTCATGTTGCTCGGGCGCGAACGGGTGTCGCGCGGTTTCTATTTTTTCGCCTGCTGCATGGTGTCGCTCGGGACGATGTTCTCTTCGTTCTGGATCCTCGCCAATAACTCGTGGATGCAGGTCCCGCTCGGGCATGCGATCGTCGACGGCAAGATCATTCCGGCGGACTGGGAGGCCATTGTGCTCGGGTCGGTGATGATGGTGCGTTGGCCCCATATGCTCCTGGCAGCATTCCTGACCACCGCGATGAGCGTCGCCGCGACCGGCGCCTGGTATGCGCTGCGCGGGGCGCACCGTCTGGAAGCGCGTGTCATGCTGCACTGGGGACTTGGAATCGCCGCTGTACTGATCCCGGTGCAGCTGTTCTTCGGCCACCTCACGGGTCTCTATGTGCTCAAGCATCAGCCGGCCAAGTTCGCGGCGATCGAGGCGCGTTGGCAGAGCCAGCAACCGGCCTCGGAGGTCCTGATCGCCTGGCCCGATGCGGGGAGCGAGCGCAATCTTTTCGCGCTTGAGATACCGAGACTCGGCAGTTTCATCGCGTCCGGTAACTGGACCGCCCGCGAGATCGGGCTCGATACCTTCCCCGTGGAGGATCGCCCGCCGGTGCTCATCCCCTTCTTCGGATTCCGCATCATGGTCGGGATGGGGCTGATCATGCTGGCAGTCTCCTGGCTCGGTAATTTCCTGCGCTGGCGCGGACGCCTGGAGACGACGCGCTGGTTCCTTTGGGGGACGTTCCTGTCCTTCCCCGCCGGATTCATCGCAATCTTGAGCGGCTGGTACACTGCCGAGGTTGGCCGCCAGCCATGGGTTGTCTATGGCCTTCTGCGTACTCGCGATGCGGTGACGCCGTCACTGACCACCGGTGACGTGCTCTTGTCGCTCATAGGCTATGTACTGGTCTACGCCATCCTGGGTAGTTTTGGCACCTACTACATCTACAAGCTGCTTCGGCAAGGGCCGGCTGCCCCGGCCGAGCCGATCCCCAACGCTACCGCCAACCGCCCGCTGGCTTTTGCCGATACGGCCGCCAGCGCCACCGGCAGCCAGCTCAGGGCGAAAGGATCACCATGA
- the cydB gene encoding cytochrome d ubiquinol oxidase subunit II, giving the protein MMEPSTLALFWAGVIAAAILIYVILDGFDIGVGILFGVTRDEAMRGQMMTSIAPFWDGNETWLVVIGASLFAAFPAVYAVFLGAFYLPVLLMLFGLIFRGIAFEFRYRSVGMRRFWDGGFFYGSVLVAFVQGAAVGAMMRGIPVEGMQYAGGAFVWLHPFPVLTGIGLVLGYALLGAGWLVFRTEAALRDWAYSLIPGLVAMVFVVIGMAFIVSLTIDAGAIAQSNLKLRSWGLVFPILSLAALAGVLAGARTKRDSLPFAMTVAFFLAAFLTLGVMFWPFMIPYALTIADAASPDASLRFFFYGGIIVLPVIAAYTIGVYWVFRGKFERR; this is encoded by the coding sequence ATGATGGAGCCAAGCACACTCGCCCTGTTTTGGGCCGGGGTTATTGCCGCCGCCATTCTCATCTACGTGATCCTCGATGGATTCGACATCGGTGTCGGCATTCTATTCGGCGTCACGCGCGACGAGGCCATGCGCGGGCAGATGATGACCAGCATCGCGCCGTTCTGGGACGGCAACGAGACCTGGCTGGTGGTGATCGGCGCCAGTCTCTTCGCGGCCTTCCCCGCCGTCTATGCCGTCTTTCTCGGCGCCTTTTACCTGCCGGTGCTATTGATGCTCTTCGGATTGATCTTCCGCGGGATCGCGTTCGAGTTCCGCTATCGAAGCGTCGGCATGCGCCGCTTCTGGGATGGCGGATTCTTTTATGGGTCTGTGCTGGTCGCCTTTGTCCAGGGCGCGGCAGTCGGCGCGATGATGCGCGGCATTCCGGTCGAAGGGATGCAATATGCCGGTGGCGCCTTCGTCTGGCTACATCCCTTCCCGGTCCTGACAGGGATTGGCCTGGTTCTCGGCTACGCATTGCTCGGCGCCGGCTGGCTCGTCTTCAGGACTGAGGCGGCGCTTCGAGACTGGGCCTATTCGCTTATCCCCGGGCTCGTTGCAATGGTCTTCGTGGTGATTGGTATGGCCTTCATCGTCTCGCTGACAATCGATGCCGGCGCCATCGCGCAAAGCAATCTCAAGCTGCGCAGTTGGGGGCTCGTCTTTCCGATCCTCAGCCTGGCGGCCTTGGCGGGCGTTCTCGCCGGTGCGCGGACGAAACGCGACAGCCTTCCGTTCGCGATGACGGTCGCATTCTTTCTGGCGGCGTTTCTGACGCTCGGCGTGATGTTCTGGCCCTTCATGATTCCCTATGCATTGACCATCGCCGACGCTGCTTCGCCAGACGCTTCCTTGCGCTTTTTCTTCTATGGCGGGATCATCGTACTGCCGGTGATTGCCGCTTATACGATCGGGGTGTACTGGGTCTTCCGAGGGAAATTTGAGCGCAGATGA
- a CDS encoding VWD domain-containing protein has translation MLQLLAGWARFIATLSTILFPLATSSTEAFAGQVTAVGSDEIPIAKDQQTPRARNAKEREEWQNAIELAPAPKKGCFEARYPNPEWKEVPCVKAPDIPMPPRQGPRPLVVGNTDDIAATAPSGTISSTTGSFTIAGVTSESGQIGNTGPFVADAYTLQINPNFFVGSTACAASTNANCSGWQQWVYFNDGTQGTIFIQYWLVSFGATCPPNAGWTHNGAVGGSCFKNNTSGAVQVPNQPITNLGQLRLTGRVSLTEDGLTLTTDTGAFILTGDNAVGATGAWQMSEFNVFGPGGDSTGAGSQAVFNAGSTVTPRTQINYGGTAPPGCAATGFTAETNNLSFGSPAPASSPPGPALIFVESSTGGATSNCAAATGVGDTHLTTFSGLLYDFQAAGDFLLAQRGPDFVVQTRQVSGRPVWPDATINKAVATRMGKTQVAICTGPERLVIDGGPVDIKNGQTIGVSDDVAVSLMGNAYIVTSQSGDSIRAQVNGPYIDVSVGLGEWPTKVVGLLANPGGNTSNLGMSDGTILPLPVSFKDLYYRYGDSWRVSEKESLLSVCGDKYVEQSNPDRPFYSRDLDPKIYESAQGICFAAGVKEGPLLDACILDVAFFGRESAANVFANTSPPVAVLVAR, from the coding sequence ATGCTTCAACTTCTCGCCGGCTGGGCGAGATTTATCGCCACGTTGTCGACGATCCTCTTTCCGTTGGCGACCTCCTCGACAGAGGCGTTTGCGGGGCAAGTAACCGCAGTGGGAAGCGACGAAATCCCCATCGCCAAAGATCAACAGACCCCGCGGGCTCGTAACGCCAAGGAGCGCGAAGAATGGCAGAACGCCATTGAGCTCGCCCCGGCCCCCAAGAAAGGCTGTTTTGAAGCAAGGTATCCGAATCCCGAATGGAAGGAGGTTCCATGCGTAAAGGCTCCAGATATTCCGATGCCGCCTCGCCAGGGCCCTCGACCACTCGTTGTCGGTAACACCGACGACATCGCGGCTACGGCCCCATCCGGTACGATCTCGTCCACTACGGGATCATTCACCATTGCCGGTGTGACGAGCGAGAGCGGACAAATCGGCAATACCGGCCCGTTTGTAGCAGATGCCTATACTCTGCAGATTAATCCCAATTTCTTCGTTGGCTCAACCGCCTGTGCCGCATCGACCAACGCCAACTGCAGCGGCTGGCAGCAGTGGGTCTACTTCAACGACGGCACCCAGGGCACGATCTTTATCCAGTATTGGCTGGTTAGTTTCGGCGCGACTTGCCCGCCCAACGCGGGATGGACGCACAATGGAGCCGTTGGCGGATCCTGCTTCAAGAACAATACCAGCGGCGCCGTTCAGGTGCCGAACCAACCCATCACCAACCTTGGACAGTTGCGACTGACCGGCCGGGTCAGCCTCACCGAAGATGGCCTCACGCTGACGACAGATACGGGAGCTTTCATCCTGACAGGTGACAATGCGGTTGGCGCGACCGGGGCTTGGCAAATGTCGGAGTTCAACGTGTTCGGTCCTGGTGGCGACAGCACCGGTGCTGGAAGCCAGGCCGTCTTCAATGCCGGATCGACGGTGACGCCGAGGACTCAGATCAACTATGGGGGCACTGCACCGCCCGGGTGCGCCGCCACCGGATTCACGGCCGAGACCAACAACCTCAGTTTCGGGTCTCCTGCGCCCGCGAGCTCACCTCCCGGTCCGGCACTCATCTTTGTAGAGTCGAGCACCGGAGGGGCAACCTCCAACTGTGCCGCCGCGACCGGCGTAGGCGACACGCACCTCACAACGTTCAGCGGATTGCTGTACGACTTCCAGGCGGCAGGTGATTTCCTGCTGGCGCAACGCGGTCCTGACTTCGTCGTGCAGACCCGGCAGGTCTCGGGCCGGCCGGTGTGGCCCGACGCCACGATCAACAAGGCTGTCGCAACCAGGATGGGCAAGACGCAAGTGGCGATCTGCACCGGGCCGGAGCGCCTCGTCATCGACGGCGGCCCGGTCGATATCAAGAATGGCCAGACGATCGGGGTGTCGGACGATGTCGCCGTGTCGCTTATGGGTAATGCCTATATCGTGACGAGCCAGAGCGGTGATAGTATCCGCGCACAGGTCAACGGTCCCTATATCGACGTCTCAGTCGGGCTCGGCGAGTGGCCCACAAAGGTGGTCGGATTGCTCGCCAACCCCGGCGGCAACACCAGCAATCTCGGAATGAGTGACGGCACGATCCTTCCCCTACCTGTTTCGTTCAAGGATCTCTATTATCGCTATGGCGACAGCTGGCGCGTATCTGAAAAGGAGTCGCTTCTGTCGGTATGCGGCGACAAATACGTAGAGCAAAGCAACCCGGATAGACCATTCTACAGCCGGGATCTCGATCCAAAGATCTACGAAAGTGCCCAAGGTATTTGCTTCGCGGCAGGCGTAAAGGAGGGGCCGCTACTCGACGCTTGCATTCTCGATGTGGCGTTCTTCGGGAGGGAGTCCGCTGCAAATGTTTTCGCCAACACCTCGCCACCAGTCGCAGTCCTAGTGGCGCGATGA
- a CDS encoding mechanosensitive ion channel family protein, with translation MMLLPSRFLALLLSPCLCLLLLTILPQPAEAEQAATVKGPVNIVVDGTETAEALKKVIDEVSGDNHPVSISFAPKPQATVASKVAEDVSFEGVFGLFVRGLREGWNAIPRAPQYLSDFAHWWQSAPESPRLLLYLFKLLVLLCISGFAGWLALRLLKSMGPALPTSDPAPLDQKLRPALARLAKDVAAVAVFIAVAWALFSHFFNPLAAEGKLTQQLIRVIPAIAAFVIVGRFLLSPGEPRLQLFMLPRAKRHFGILTAYSAITMVLLAVFVELGDEVSTASTTAGIFIVVTTLALLFRIWWFWDARHDISQVILSGAPEVGNPGVLRRLFAIATPWLLILISMLLWAIGRIAETLPDGEQLVAASSVTQVLVILIPILAVGASMLVRQRLIGTDPDPIPIRAALRTLMVKLSGAAAWLLGLLLLGWTWRSHLMESQSAEGLTVLKNTISILAVVVAAWALTSFLNALFRAYSPRAALSTDNDDHVVTATTVQTRLGSVLPILRGFTIGTVVGLTILLVMSQLGFDIGPLLAGFGILGLAVSFGSQTLVKDIVSGFFFMVEDAFRVGEYIDTGKLKGTVEKISLRSLQLRHQSGLVHTIPFGTLSSVTNASRDWATVKFSLRLDRAADIEKARKAIKKIGAEMQSDPEYGDGFMMPLKMQGVDEIADSAIIIRAKFTAKPPMASSIQREALKRIYVAFNKAGIEFASNAVTVRGGGQAEAAAATTSVQQPATVVPAV, from the coding sequence ATGATGTTGCTGCCGTCGCGATTTTTGGCGCTGCTGTTGTCGCCGTGCTTATGCTTGCTGCTTCTCACTATTCTCCCGCAACCCGCCGAGGCGGAGCAGGCGGCGACAGTCAAGGGTCCCGTTAACATTGTTGTCGACGGTACTGAAACGGCGGAGGCGCTAAAGAAGGTCATCGACGAAGTTTCTGGCGACAATCACCCCGTCTCCATTAGTTTTGCCCCCAAACCGCAAGCCACTGTCGCAAGCAAGGTAGCTGAAGATGTCTCGTTTGAGGGCGTCTTTGGCCTGTTCGTGCGCGGGCTGCGGGAAGGATGGAACGCGATCCCAAGGGCGCCGCAATACCTTAGCGATTTTGCCCATTGGTGGCAGTCGGCGCCGGAGTCCCCACGCCTGCTGCTGTATCTATTCAAGTTGCTGGTCTTACTCTGCATATCCGGATTTGCCGGCTGGCTCGCATTGCGGTTGCTCAAGTCCATGGGCCCCGCTCTCCCAACTTCCGATCCAGCGCCACTCGATCAGAAGCTGCGGCCGGCCCTGGCGCGCCTTGCGAAGGACGTTGCGGCGGTCGCTGTATTCATTGCTGTTGCATGGGCTCTTTTCTCGCATTTCTTCAACCCGCTGGCGGCGGAGGGCAAGCTCACTCAACAACTCATTCGCGTCATACCTGCCATTGCGGCTTTTGTCATAGTTGGCCGGTTCCTTTTGTCGCCGGGTGAACCCCGCCTGCAGCTTTTCATGCTGCCGCGCGCCAAACGCCATTTCGGGATTCTCACCGCCTATTCCGCGATCACTATGGTGCTGCTGGCAGTCTTCGTCGAGCTTGGCGACGAGGTCAGCACGGCGAGCACGACTGCCGGAATCTTCATTGTGGTTACGACGTTGGCCCTGCTATTCCGGATTTGGTGGTTTTGGGACGCGAGACACGACATCAGTCAGGTCATACTCTCTGGGGCTCCGGAGGTTGGTAACCCGGGCGTCTTACGGCGCCTATTTGCAATTGCGACGCCTTGGCTTCTGATTCTAATCTCCATGTTGTTATGGGCCATCGGTCGGATTGCTGAAACTTTGCCAGATGGGGAACAATTGGTCGCCGCCTCGAGCGTCACCCAGGTGCTGGTAATTTTGATCCCAATCCTTGCTGTCGGCGCGTCGATGCTCGTAAGGCAGCGTCTTATCGGCACCGATCCTGACCCAATCCCAATACGGGCGGCGTTGCGAACCTTGATGGTTAAGCTTAGCGGCGCGGCTGCGTGGCTTCTCGGGCTCCTTCTACTCGGCTGGACCTGGCGTTCTCATTTGATGGAATCGCAGTCGGCTGAAGGTTTGACGGTACTAAAGAATACCATCAGCATTCTGGCTGTCGTCGTCGCGGCATGGGCCTTGACGAGCTTCCTAAATGCGCTGTTCAGAGCTTATTCGCCGCGTGCGGCGCTCTCTACCGACAATGACGATCACGTTGTCACGGCAACTACCGTACAGACCCGGTTAGGATCGGTCCTTCCCATTTTGCGTGGTTTCACGATCGGCACAGTAGTCGGTCTCACGATCCTCCTGGTCATGAGCCAACTTGGCTTCGACATCGGACCTCTGCTTGCGGGTTTTGGAATATTGGGTCTTGCGGTCTCCTTCGGATCGCAAACTCTCGTAAAGGATATTGTTTCTGGCTTCTTCTTCATGGTCGAAGATGCCTTTCGCGTCGGTGAATATATCGACACCGGTAAACTTAAGGGCACAGTCGAAAAGATCAGCCTCCGTTCGCTGCAGTTACGCCATCAAAGCGGCTTAGTGCACACCATTCCCTTCGGCACGTTAAGCTCTGTCACCAATGCCAGCCGCGATTGGGCGACCGTAAAATTCAGCCTGAGACTTGATCGCGCCGCCGACATCGAGAAAGCACGAAAGGCGATAAAGAAGATCGGGGCCGAAATGCAGTCCGATCCAGAGTACGGAGATGGCTTTATGATGCCACTGAAGATGCAAGGGGTGGATGAAATAGCCGACTCCGCCATCATCATCCGCGCGAAGTTCACAGCAAAGCCGCCGATGGCGAGTTCCATTCAGCGCGAGGCTCTGAAGCGCATATACGTTGCTTTCAACAAAGCGGGCATCGAATTTGCGTCCAACGCCGTCACGGTACGTGGGGGCGGACAGGCTGAAGCTGCGGCAGCGACGACATCTGTGCAACAACCTGCGACCGTCGTTCCCGCCGTCTGA